The following coding sequences lie in one Desulfonatronum thiodismutans genomic window:
- a CDS encoding nitrite/sulfite reductase domain-containing protein — MSDTAPSLKSYNILPGPEMGLVTPEYLESVAAAVRKHEIPLLKITSAQRLAIGGHGPEAAADIWRDLGFPDGPKRPAGVHYIQACPGSRWCKYGQLDSLELGRKLDKAVKDVALPAKTKLGLSGCGMNCCESYIRDVGLFGKKKGWTLIFGGNGGGRPRIGDAIARDLIDDQAVELTRACLSCYAAKAKPRERTARFMERIGAEVFRREVLGEVADCRPDGSV; from the coding sequence ATGTCCGATACCGCTCCATCTTTAAAGTCCTATAACATCCTGCCTGGCCCTGAAATGGGCCTGGTCACGCCCGAGTACCTGGAATCCGTGGCCGCGGCGGTGCGCAAACACGAGATCCCCCTGCTCAAGATCACCTCGGCCCAGCGTCTGGCCATCGGCGGGCACGGGCCGGAGGCCGCGGCGGACATCTGGCGGGACTTGGGTTTTCCGGACGGTCCGAAAAGGCCCGCCGGCGTGCATTACATCCAGGCCTGTCCGGGCTCGCGCTGGTGCAAGTACGGCCAACTGGATTCCCTGGAACTGGGCCGCAAGCTGGACAAGGCGGTCAAGGACGTCGCGTTGCCGGCCAAGACGAAGCTCGGTCTGTCCGGGTGCGGGATGAACTGTTGCGAGAGTTATATCCGGGACGTGGGGCTATTCGGCAAGAAAAAAGGCTGGACCCTGATCTTCGGCGGCAACGGCGGCGGACGCCCTCGGATCGGCGACGCGATCGCCCGGGACCTGATCGACGACCAGGCTGTGGAACTGACCCGGGCCTGCCTGAGTTGCTACGCCGCCAAGGCCAAGCCACGGGAACGGACGGCCAGGTTCATGGAGCGGATCGGGGCGGAGGTTTTCAGGCGGGAGGTGCTGGGGGAGGTTGCGGACTGCCGTCCCGACGGCTCAGTTTGA
- a CDS encoding transposase, producing the protein MARRATLASDRNPLQALFAAHCWPEGEVRCPRCGRRSVYPLKDGRYRCGACVYTFHDFTGRWLNRCALSRAQWMAVMRLFVEGVPATEMAGEIQVSYETTLKAVNTLRLSLLAGDPSFAPLLDEQGELRRHCRGKAAEDAHCLGKDAPVFGLRRTPGTVRFELLPDLDVREILGRPLRKRIWRTLVYTEPAEGREALFFACCGNLRKLFAKKWDQETIPMDADRTFWRFAGDWLTRYRCFTPECCPLYLKELEFRFNTPQKDWLPLLLKHLCRPVPSN; encoded by the coding sequence ATGGCCCGCCGCGCCACTCTCGCGTCGGACCGGAACCCGCTGCAAGCGCTTTTCGCGGCCCATTGCTGGCCCGAGGGCGAAGTACGCTGCCCCCGCTGCGGACGACGATCCGTCTATCCGCTCAAGGATGGTCGGTATCGTTGCGGGGCGTGCGTATACACCTTTCACGACTTCACCGGCCGCTGGCTGAATCGGTGCGCGCTCTCACGAGCCCAGTGGATGGCCGTGATGCGCCTGTTCGTGGAAGGCGTGCCGGCCACGGAAATGGCCGGAGAGATTCAGGTTTCCTACGAAACCACCCTCAAGGCGGTGAACACGCTGCGGCTCAGCCTTCTGGCCGGGGACCCGTCCTTCGCGCCGTTGCTCGATGAACAGGGCGAACTGCGCAGGCACTGCCGCGGGAAAGCCGCCGAAGACGCGCACTGTCTGGGCAAGGACGCTCCGGTATTCGGGCTGCGCCGAACGCCCGGGACAGTGCGCTTCGAGTTGCTTCCCGACCTGGATGTCCGGGAAATTCTCGGACGTCCGCTCCGCAAGCGCATTTGGCGCACCCTCGTCTACACCGAACCCGCCGAGGGCCGCGAGGCCCTTTTTTTTGCCTGCTGCGGCAACTTGCGTAAACTCTTCGCCAAAAAGTGGGATCAGGAAACCATCCCCATGGACGCGGACCGGACTTTTTGGCGGTTCGCGGGAGACTGGCTGACCCGCTACCGCTGCTTCACCCCGGAATGCTGCCCGCTGTACCTTAAGGAACTTGAATTCCGCTTCAACACGCCGCAAAAGGACTGGCTCCCTCTTCTCCTGAAGCACCTTTGTCGGCCCGTGCCCTCAAACTGA
- a CDS encoding ferredoxin, with protein MARKVFIDQDECIGCGVCEEMCPEVFHLDIGTGKAEVVQEEGGPEDQIQEAVENCPVECIHWEG; from the coding sequence ATGGCCAGAAAGGTGTTCATTGACCAGGACGAATGCATTGGGTGCGGGGTTTGCGAGGAAATGTGTCCGGAAGTGTTCCACCTGGACATAGGGACGGGCAAGGCGGAGGTGGTTCAGGAAGAGGGCGGTCCGGAAGATCAGATTCAGGAGGCCGTGGAAAACTGCCCGGTGGAGTGCATTCACTGGGAAGGATAG
- the purD gene encoding phosphoribosylamine--glycine ligase produces the protein MRILLVGSGGREHALAWKLKQSPLVETLLVAPGNPGTVGMGESLPITDDDIPALVRAAREHKVDMVVPGPELPLVLGLKDALSNEGIACFGPSAFCARLEGSKVFAKNMMRKAGIPTADFRVFEEAHEAREYAKKHPLPMVIKADGLAAGKGVIIAKTREEALEAIDAIMVRRIFDAAGERLIIEEALVGEEASLLAFCDGKTVVPLPSAQDHKPVGENDTGPNTGGMGAYSPAPILPESNLAELTETTITPLIRLLAEKGQPFQGVIYAGLMFTAKGPYVLEYNVRFGDPECQPLMVRLESDLAEIMSACCEKRLAQVPVRWSEKTGLCVVLAAPGYPGSYPKGMAISGLDRAEVVPGVTVFQAGTTLKNGRLVSSGGRILGVTALAPDLVSARSAAYQAADLIDFDGKYLRRDIGAKGIDRAG, from the coding sequence ATGCGCATCCTGCTCGTCGGATCCGGTGGACGTGAACACGCCCTGGCCTGGAAACTCAAGCAAAGCCCTCTGGTCGAGACATTGCTCGTCGCACCCGGCAATCCGGGCACGGTCGGGATGGGGGAGAGTTTGCCGATCACGGACGATGATATTCCCGCTCTGGTCCGCGCCGCACGGGAACACAAGGTGGACATGGTGGTCCCAGGTCCGGAATTGCCTCTGGTTCTGGGGCTCAAGGATGCTCTGTCCAACGAAGGTATCGCCTGTTTCGGACCCAGCGCCTTTTGCGCCCGGCTGGAGGGGAGCAAGGTCTTCGCCAAAAACATGATGCGCAAGGCCGGGATCCCCACGGCGGACTTCCGGGTTTTCGAGGAAGCCCACGAGGCCAGGGAGTATGCCAAAAAGCACCCCTTGCCCATGGTGATCAAGGCGGACGGGTTGGCCGCTGGCAAGGGAGTGATCATCGCCAAGACACGGGAAGAGGCCTTGGAGGCCATTGACGCGATCATGGTCCGGCGGATTTTCGACGCGGCCGGAGAGCGACTGATCATCGAGGAGGCCTTGGTGGGCGAAGAAGCCTCGCTGCTGGCCTTTTGCGACGGAAAGACCGTGGTCCCGCTGCCCTCGGCCCAGGACCACAAGCCCGTGGGCGAGAACGACACCGGTCCGAACACAGGCGGCATGGGCGCCTACAGCCCGGCCCCGATCCTGCCCGAAAGCAACCTTGCCGAGCTGACCGAGACGACCATCACCCCTCTGATCCGATTACTGGCCGAAAAAGGGCAGCCTTTTCAGGGGGTCATCTATGCCGGACTGATGTTCACGGCTAAAGGGCCGTACGTGTTGGAATACAACGTCCGCTTCGGAGACCCGGAATGTCAGCCGCTGATGGTCCGCCTGGAGTCCGATTTGGCTGAAATCATGTCCGCCTGCTGCGAAAAGCGGTTGGCCCAGGTTCCGGTGCGGTGGTCAGAGAAGACCGGACTGTGCGTGGTGCTGGCCGCGCCGGGGTATCCTGGTTCGTATCCCAAGGGTATGGCCATCTCAGGCCTGGACAGGGCCGAAGTCGTGCCCGGAGTCACTGTGTTCCAGGCCGGTACGACCCTGAAAAATGGCCGTCTGGTGTCGTCCGGAGGCCGGATTCTGGGCGTCACGGCCCTGGCTCCGGACCTTGTCTCCGCTCGATCCGCCGCCTACCAGGCCGCGGATTTGATTGACTTTGACGGGAAATACCTGCGGCGGGACATCGGGGCCAAGGGCATCGACCGGGCCGGGTGA
- a CDS encoding methyltransferase domain-containing protein produces MSGLGEHSLTTLELALEWQSPESRHLERYLARRVNLWRDVFPPGFKEALLGKSAGDTVEKAYQPGEAVPDHDPKLIHAVPRSRFQRRTVGGRIIEPARGRFYPRGMLGDMLGVYPQDSRPGRIIELDESSMVVDLNHPLAGRPLTLRATVKDTADKVTETGGRLTCWLEEIADSGPGMQCRGGGRPTSFDLQDGLHRRDETEDSRFYASPRIIGHVDAQAGEFLKETYADALSTLSAKAKVLDLMSSVQSHLPEHLDLHVTGLGLNLEEMETNPRLAERVVHDLNATPKLPFPDKSFDAVACSLSIEYLTTPQAVIAECARVLRPGGALMVGVSNRWFPTKAVRIWMDLHEFERVGLVLEYFQTVPTLTDLRTVSIRNWWRPEDDPHIDQTLTSDPVYVVMGTVQG; encoded by the coding sequence GTGAGCGGACTTGGTGAACACAGTTTGACGACGTTGGAACTGGCCCTGGAATGGCAAAGCCCGGAATCCCGGCATCTGGAACGGTATCTGGCCCGGCGCGTGAACCTCTGGCGCGACGTGTTTCCGCCCGGATTCAAGGAGGCCCTGCTGGGCAAGTCAGCAGGCGACACGGTGGAGAAAGCCTATCAACCCGGAGAAGCCGTCCCGGATCATGATCCGAAACTGATCCATGCTGTACCCCGATCCCGGTTCCAGCGCCGAACCGTGGGCGGACGGATCATCGAACCGGCCCGTGGACGATTTTATCCGCGAGGAATGCTGGGAGACATGCTCGGGGTGTACCCGCAGGATTCACGCCCCGGACGGATCATCGAACTGGATGAATCATCCATGGTCGTGGACCTCAACCACCCCCTGGCCGGACGACCGTTGACCCTGCGGGCCACGGTTAAGGACACGGCGGACAAGGTCACGGAAACCGGGGGGCGATTGACCTGCTGGCTGGAAGAAATCGCGGACAGCGGGCCGGGAATGCAGTGCCGCGGTGGCGGGCGCCCGACCAGCTTTGACCTGCAAGACGGACTCCACCGCCGGGACGAGACCGAGGACTCGCGGTTTTACGCTTCGCCCCGAATCATCGGCCATGTTGACGCCCAGGCCGGGGAGTTTCTGAAAGAGACCTATGCGGACGCCCTGTCAACCCTGTCCGCGAAGGCCAAGGTTCTGGATCTGATGAGCAGCGTACAGTCCCATCTCCCTGAACACCTCGACCTGCACGTCACCGGGCTGGGCTTGAATCTGGAGGAAATGGAGACCAACCCCCGTCTGGCTGAGCGGGTGGTCCACGATCTGAACGCGACCCCCAAGCTGCCCTTTCCGGACAAGAGCTTCGACGCCGTGGCGTGCAGCCTGTCCATCGAGTACCTGACCACCCCCCAGGCGGTCATCGCCGAGTGCGCCCGGGTGTTGCGCCCCGGCGGGGCGCTTATGGTGGGGGTTTCCAATCGCTGGTTCCCGACCAAGGCCGTCCGGATATGGATGGACCTGCACGAATTCGAGCGCGTCGGCCTGGTCCTGGAGTATTTTCAGACCGTACCGACCCTCACGGACTTGCGAACCGTAAGCATCCGCAACTGGTGGCGGCCCGAGGACGACCCGCACATCGACCAGACCCTGACCAGCGATCCGGTCTATGTGGTCATGGGGACGGTTCAGGGCTGA
- the fusA gene encoding elongation factor G: MQDKLSTQRTYALVGHGGSGKTSVAEMLLFNTSVINRLGKIDEGTTCLDYEPEEVKRRGGIQPGFGQYFWKKNQHFLIDAPGDNNFCGDLPYLLSAADGAVFVIDAVDGVKPLTKRFWAEVKKAGLPAMVVINKMDRDRANFEMAFNGLQEILGIKPVLLHLPLGSEADFKGVVDVLAEQALLFDDAGNLKPGEMPGDVADQVATLRETMMENIAESDEELMEKYLEEGELTLPEMQGALRKGVLSGELVPVTVCAALVNRGGPLILDVIQDLLPSPLDHANWVGADGEERPSSPDAPTACFVFKTIADPFTGQLSVLRVLSGVLTPDMTLFNPGKDAKERMGQLLLLQGKTTTPSKEPLGPGAIVAVAKLKSTTTADTLCDEKKPFQLAAPQLPTSMITYALGAEEKGEEDKVYAAVQKLLDEDVTLSLSRGEETGEMLLSGMGQMHIETAVEKCRRRYKVNIVLKPPKVPYRETIKGRAEVQGRHKKQSGGRGQFGDCWIRMEPLPRGAGYEFVDAIVGGAIPRQYIPAVDKGIQESSLRGVLAGYPLVDFKVTLFDGSFHTVDSSEMAFKVAGSLAFKKGAEEAKIQLLEPIVLMTVYTPDEFMGDIIGDLSSRRGKVLGTDSHAGVTEIRAHVPMSEVLEYAPTLRSMTGGQGTFVMEFDHYEECPPPVAEKVVAESKTKEE; the protein is encoded by the coding sequence ATGCAGGATAAGCTCAGCACCCAACGCACATACGCCCTGGTCGGACATGGAGGCAGCGGAAAAACATCCGTGGCCGAAATGTTGCTGTTCAACACCTCGGTGATCAACCGCCTGGGCAAGATCGACGAGGGCACCACCTGCCTGGATTACGAACCCGAAGAAGTCAAGCGACGGGGCGGTATTCAGCCCGGATTCGGCCAATACTTCTGGAAAAAAAACCAGCATTTCCTCATCGACGCGCCCGGGGACAACAATTTCTGCGGCGACCTGCCCTACCTCCTGAGCGCCGCGGACGGCGCGGTCTTCGTGATCGACGCGGTGGACGGCGTCAAGCCCCTGACCAAACGATTCTGGGCCGAAGTGAAAAAAGCCGGTCTGCCGGCCATGGTGGTCATCAACAAAATGGACCGGGACCGGGCCAACTTTGAAATGGCCTTCAACGGGTTGCAGGAAATCCTGGGCATCAAGCCGGTCCTGTTGCATCTTCCCTTGGGCTCGGAGGCTGACTTCAAAGGGGTGGTGGACGTCCTGGCCGAGCAGGCCTTGCTGTTCGACGACGCCGGGAATCTCAAGCCCGGCGAGATGCCCGGGGATGTGGCCGACCAGGTGGCGACCCTCCGGGAAACCATGATGGAAAACATCGCCGAAAGCGATGAGGAGCTGATGGAGAAGTACCTGGAAGAGGGCGAGCTGACCCTGCCGGAAATGCAGGGCGCTCTGCGCAAGGGCGTGCTCTCCGGTGAGTTGGTGCCGGTGACGGTCTGCGCGGCCCTGGTCAACCGGGGCGGCCCGCTGATCCTGGACGTGATCCAGGACCTGCTGCCCTCCCCTCTGGACCATGCGAACTGGGTCGGCGCGGACGGCGAGGAACGCCCCTCCAGCCCCGACGCTCCGACGGCCTGCTTCGTCTTCAAGACCATCGCCGACCCTTTCACCGGCCAACTCAGCGTGCTGCGCGTGCTCTCCGGCGTGCTCACCCCGGATATGACCCTGTTCAACCCCGGTAAGGACGCCAAGGAGCGGATGGGACAGCTCTTGCTGCTCCAGGGCAAGACCACCACGCCGAGCAAGGAACCGCTGGGTCCAGGGGCCATCGTGGCCGTGGCCAAGCTCAAAAGCACGACCACCGCGGACACCTTGTGCGACGAGAAAAAGCCCTTCCAACTGGCCGCCCCGCAACTGCCCACGAGCATGATCACCTACGCCCTGGGCGCGGAGGAAAAGGGCGAGGAGGACAAGGTCTATGCCGCGGTGCAGAAGTTGCTGGACGAGGACGTGACCCTGAGCCTGTCCCGAGGCGAGGAAACCGGGGAGATGCTGCTGTCCGGCATGGGCCAGATGCACATCGAGACCGCAGTGGAAAAGTGCCGACGACGCTACAAGGTAAACATCGTGCTCAAACCACCCAAGGTTCCCTATCGAGAGACCATCAAGGGCCGAGCCGAGGTCCAGGGCCGGCATAAGAAGCAGTCCGGCGGCCGGGGCCAGTTCGGCGACTGCTGGATCCGGATGGAGCCTTTGCCACGGGGTGCGGGTTACGAATTCGTGGACGCCATTGTCGGCGGCGCCATTCCCCGACAGTACATCCCAGCCGTGGACAAGGGCATCCAGGAGTCCTCCCTGCGCGGGGTCCTGGCCGGATATCCCCTGGTGGACTTCAAGGTCACCCTGTTCGACGGCTCCTTCCACACCGTGGACTCCTCGGAAATGGCCTTCAAGGTGGCCGGTTCCCTGGCTTTCAAAAAGGGGGCCGAGGAAGCCAAGATTCAGCTTCTGGAGCCCATTGTGCTGATGACCGTGTACACCCCGGACGAGTTCATGGGCGACATCATCGGCGATCTGTCCAGCCGCCGGGGCAAGGTCCTGGGCACGGACTCCCACGCCGGAGTCACCGAAATCCGCGCCCACGTGCCCATGTCCGAGGTCCTGGAATACGCCCCGACCCTGCGCTCCATGACCGGCGGCCAGGGCACCTTTGTCATGGAGTTCGACCACTACGAGGAATGCCCGCCGCCGGTGGCGGAAAAGGTGGTGGCCGAGTCCAAGACCAAGGAGGAATAG
- a CDS encoding ParB/RepB/Spo0J family partition protein, whose amino-acid sequence MAGWIRVYASQLDCSGASLFWAGSPPDELCRSIREVGQLDPVLIRAHDEGYKLLSGYRRAAFLAQEHREITARCLPGPGSPLEDGLLYLHANTHRPLDEPMRVQALRYFQPLLEPEELTRCVAPLLGVPPRSGIWRKYLAWIELPVFWDDLLRVGNVPLAAGTILARLRQDELEALRPYFEAWKWSQGRAVQWLTLLQETVLGRGWSLVQTLEAVDGRRVLESGLAPQDALQALTTQAKALRYPQLDGMGYRFGDLAKRLFGSSRWEIIPSPNFESDAVELRLRARSVEDLRAAARALNEATAPESPLGCLKGLFQIAQDEQSEP is encoded by the coding sequence ATGGCAGGCTGGATAAGGGTTTATGCGTCCCAGTTGGATTGTTCGGGAGCCAGTTTGTTCTGGGCCGGCTCTCCCCCGGATGAGTTGTGTCGATCGATACGGGAGGTGGGGCAACTGGACCCGGTTCTGATCCGGGCTCACGACGAAGGGTACAAGCTGTTGTCCGGGTACCGCAGGGCGGCCTTCCTGGCCCAAGAGCACCGGGAAATCACGGCGAGGTGTCTGCCCGGCCCGGGTTCACCTCTGGAGGACGGCCTGCTCTATCTGCACGCCAATACGCACCGGCCCCTGGACGAGCCCATGCGCGTTCAGGCCCTGCGGTATTTCCAGCCGCTGCTTGAGCCGGAAGAACTGACCCGGTGTGTCGCCCCTCTGCTGGGCGTCCCCCCCCGCTCCGGGATATGGCGAAAATATCTGGCCTGGATCGAACTGCCCGTGTTCTGGGACGATCTGCTTCGCGTCGGCAACGTCCCCCTGGCCGCGGGAACGATTCTGGCCCGGCTCCGCCAAGACGAACTGGAAGCGTTACGACCTTATTTCGAGGCCTGGAAATGGTCCCAGGGTCGGGCCGTTCAGTGGCTGACTCTGCTCCAGGAAACGGTCCTGGGCCGCGGATGGTCCCTGGTCCAAACCCTGGAAGCCGTCGACGGTCGTCGGGTGCTGGAAAGCGGCCTCGCCCCTCAGGACGCCCTGCAAGCTCTGACCACTCAGGCCAAAGCCCTCCGGTACCCCCAATTGGACGGGATGGGATATCGTTTCGGGGATCTGGCCAAACGCCTTTTCGGCTCGTCCCGCTGGGAGATCATTCCCAGCCCGAACTTTGAATCCGACGCCGTGGAACTGCGTTTGCGGGCCCGAAGCGTCGAGGATCTCCGGGCCGCGGCCCGAGCCCTGAACGAGGCCACGGCACCGGAAAGCCCTTTGGGCTGTCTGAAAGGACTGTTTCAGATCGCCCAAGATGAGCAATCCGAGCCGTGA
- a CDS encoding DVU0772 family protein, with protein MSDLDACKTWLNEVNWDMIHEDAVTMFLEWGNNNWHDAMRLPVRGSDEYSIYFVIDTWEEPKVVLMKMTNYGSTTLCEKRLPEDLAKSYLESIGGLKGIHELSPEIKEWLTAELEKK; from the coding sequence ATGAGTGATCTGGATGCCTGCAAGACGTGGCTGAACGAGGTCAACTGGGACATGATCCACGAGGACGCGGTGACCATGTTTCTGGAGTGGGGCAACAACAATTGGCACGACGCCATGCGCCTGCCCGTGCGAGGCTCGGACGAGTACTCCATCTACTTCGTTATCGACACCTGGGAGGAGCCCAAGGTGGTGCTGATGAAGATGACCAACTACGGCTCCACGACCCTGTGCGAGAAACGCCTTCCCGAGGATTTGGCCAAGAGCTACCTGGAGTCCATCGGCGGGCTGAAGGGGATTCACGAGCTGAGCCCGGAAATCAAGGAATGGCTGACCGCGGAATTGGAGAAGAAGTAA
- a CDS encoding lipocalin family protein produces the protein MSGKGIIAVLLATLLAVPISALFSGCAGIPKGVEPVSGFELERYLGRWYEIARLDHSFERGLNNVTAEYSMRDDGGVRVLNRGYDPRKDVWKEAEGRAYFVDDPSTGRLKVSFFGPFYGGYNILELDRTGYEYALVAGPTLSYLWVLARSPWLDETVVRRLTDRAAQLGFAVEELIFVEHTIQDTTKTAKGQ, from the coding sequence ATGAGCGGCAAAGGCATCATTGCAGTGCTCCTGGCGACGCTGCTCGCCGTGCCCATCTCCGCGCTCTTCTCTGGTTGCGCGGGCATACCCAAGGGAGTTGAGCCGGTGAGCGGGTTTGAACTAGAGCGGTATCTGGGGAGGTGGTATGAAATCGCCCGGCTGGATCATTCCTTCGAGCGCGGCCTGAACAACGTCACGGCCGAGTATTCGATGCGCGACGACGGAGGGGTGAGGGTGCTCAACCGAGGGTATGATCCGCGCAAGGATGTCTGGAAGGAAGCCGAGGGGCGGGCTTATTTCGTGGACGATCCGAGCACGGGGCGGCTGAAGGTTTCTTTTTTCGGACCATTTTACGGCGGCTACAACATCCTGGAGTTGGACCGAACGGGCTATGAATACGCCCTGGTGGCCGGGCCAACCCTTTCGTATCTGTGGGTTCTGGCCAGATCCCCCTGGCTGGACGAGACCGTGGTCCGCCGATTGACGGACCGGGCCGCACAGTTGGGGTTTGCCGTGGAAGAGCTGATCTTCGTTGAACATACAATCCAAGACACAACCAAAACCGCAAAGGGGCAATGA
- a CDS encoding cupin domain-containing protein — MSQLEIDPGVEVPIHTHNPQLDSIFVLSGEAEVFINGEWRRVGPEDYLLAPVGVEHGVRNIGREPLRLFIHHSPPLL; from the coding sequence GTGTCTCAATTAGAGATCGATCCCGGAGTCGAGGTGCCGATCCATACCCATAATCCGCAACTGGACTCCATCTTCGTGCTGTCCGGCGAGGCGGAAGTGTTCATCAACGGAGAGTGGCGGAGAGTCGGCCCGGAGGATTATCTTCTTGCTCCGGTGGGCGTTGAGCATGGAGTGCGGAATATCGGACGGGAGCCGCTACGGCTGTTTATTCATCACAGCCCCCCGTTGCTGTAG
- a CDS encoding response regulator transcription factor — translation MESRIVAENKVEHVGSVLLIEPDAGMARAMESELARGNFAVRVVRSHLGALGMIEDLREPHVVLVPAEATDIDGFDFVHLVRHRNRFLGQCLPIIMVGSGDNFARIARSDDGGIADFLLRPYFPGELVWRVRKAWKVLERRRQSDSLEYMDTSSGILTTAGLKRAIHEELNKSFRKRACFSLAVVAFHRLEDVHLNYGLMMAEWMERDLSVQVRLALRSYDRLGKIEFGMYCLLAPDVDREHLQMLIYRLGGQIRDWNGSVARNSHIRTPLELKVRPLTVLPQFEPRHLTKAAALLWDWADQREGHVDITRAEFSETVLTPKVVMERLLPDLPPGGGTPLGHPQRS, via the coding sequence ATGGAATCTAGGATCGTGGCGGAGAACAAGGTCGAACACGTCGGTTCCGTTCTCCTGATCGAACCCGACGCGGGCATGGCCCGGGCCATGGAGTCCGAACTGGCCAGGGGCAATTTCGCCGTTCGCGTGGTCCGGAGCCACCTCGGGGCCTTAGGGATGATCGAGGACCTGCGGGAGCCGCATGTGGTGCTCGTCCCGGCCGAAGCCACGGACATCGACGGATTTGATTTCGTCCACCTGGTCCGTCACCGCAACCGTTTCCTGGGGCAGTGTCTGCCGATCATCATGGTCGGTTCCGGTGACAATTTCGCCAGGATTGCTCGCAGTGACGACGGCGGGATCGCCGACTTCCTGTTGCGTCCCTACTTTCCTGGAGAACTGGTCTGGCGGGTGCGCAAGGCCTGGAAGGTTCTGGAGCGGCGGCGACAATCGGACTCCCTGGAATACATGGACACCTCCTCCGGCATCCTGACCACGGCCGGGCTTAAGCGCGCCATCCACGAGGAGTTGAACAAGTCGTTTCGTAAACGGGCCTGTTTTTCCCTGGCCGTGGTCGCGTTTCATCGTCTGGAAGACGTGCACCTGAACTACGGGCTGATGATGGCCGAATGGATGGAGCGGGATCTTTCCGTTCAAGTCCGACTTGCCCTGCGTAGTTACGACCGATTGGGTAAAATCGAGTTCGGGATGTATTGTTTGCTGGCCCCTGACGTGGACCGGGAGCACCTGCAAATGCTGATCTATCGTTTGGGCGGGCAGATCAGGGATTGGAACGGGTCCGTGGCCAGGAATTCCCATATCCGCACGCCGCTGGAGCTGAAAGTCCGTCCTCTGACCGTTCTCCCCCAGTTTGAACCCCGCCATCTGACCAAGGCCGCGGCCCTGCTCTGGGACTGGGCAGATCAGCGTGAAGGTCACGTTGATATTACCCGGGCCGAGTTTTCCGAGACCGTCCTGACCCCGAAGGTCGTCATGGAACGTCTTTTACCCGATCTTCCACCCGGTGGCGGTACTCCGCTCGGCCATCCGCAACGCTCATGA